ATTCGTATACGTTTGTTTAATTTTGATCTAATCGGGTCCACTCTGGTGCAGATTATCCGCATCTGCCTAATATTGTGGAAGATGTGCAAAAACATTATATCCCACGACCGGCAACATACATAGTACGATGTCTAGCTCAATGGCTGACCATCTTAATCAAGATATGCAGTGCGAAGGTCTGCTTCAGTGTCTACACGGCCTTCGTGAACTTGATAAAGAGGTGTATAAAACACTCGTCGACGCTAAGAATCCACTTACGGTTGACGAGATCGCATCCGAAGTCGAACGTGAACGTTCAACCGCCTATCGTGCTGTTCAACGGCTTCTGAATGCCGGATTTATCCAAAAAGAACAGGTTAACTACGAAGACGGTGGGTACTATCATGTATATCGCCCGGCCGATCCAGATCAGGTCGCTGAAGACATGCGACGTATTCTCAATGACTGGTATGCCAAAATGGGTCAACTTATTCAGGAATTCCAAAATAAATACTCTCAACAACAGACGTCGACCTCTTCGAACGAATACTGATTCCCCTTTGCTGATTAACCTATTATAGATTGGAAAGAGCAGAGCACAAAATATCCTCTCTGAGTATCATTTTACAAACACTCTGTTCCTGCCTGTCTCGCCACCATTCTACCCCTGTAATTATCGAAACAGTGCGACTGGTCACAGTATTGTGGAAAATAGGGATTACTATCCAAACAAATAAGACGGTCGACTGTCTATATATAGATATGACTGACGAACAATCCATTGAGGATATTCGCAAACAAAAACTGGAAGAACTTCAATCAAAGACCGGTGGCGAATCAGTTGATAGCTCTGCGTCCTCTACCCCGTCCGAACCAATCTATATTGACGGGTCAAGTCACCTCTCTGAGGTTGTCAATTCCCATAACTTGGTTTTAACTGATTTCTACGCTGACTGGTGTGGCCCATGCCAGATGATTGACCCAATCGTAACCGAGATCGCGGCTGAGACAGGGGTTACTGTTGCCAAAGTCGATATTGATGATCACCAACAGCTAGCCGCTCAATATGGGGTTCAGGGTGTTCCAACGCTGATTTTATTCAATAATGGAGATGCCACTGAACGTCTTGTTGGTATGCAACAAAAACCGCAGTTAATGCAGGTCATAAATAAGTACAAGTCTGCATAATTATACACTACCTACAAAATACCATGACTACAGAGAACAATTTTACACAGATTGATGTAGCGGTTATCGGTGCTGGTCCAGCGGGGACTAGCGCTGCGGTCTACACCGCTCGCGCTGATCAAGAGACGTATGTATTTGATGACGGTGGAGGGACAACAAGAGATGTCGGACTGATGGAAAATGTATTTGGATTTCCAGACGGTGTGACTGGCCCAGAGATAATGGAACTTGGTCGTGAACACGCAGAAAAGTTCGGTGCGACATTTGTCAACGAAGAGGTTGTTCGAATTGGTCGTAATGATGAAGAGAGTTATGAGATAGAAACAACCACAAACACGTATATTGCGAGAGGAATTATAATTGCAACTGGTGCTGCATACGAACCTCCCGCAATCAAAAACGTCGACGAGTTTGAGGGGAAGGGTGTCTCTTACTGTGTTGAATGTGACGCTTATTTCTATCGAGATAAACCGGTTGGTGTCATTGGGGCAGAAAACTACGCAGCAAAAGAGGCACTCATGTTACTTGATTACACTGATGAAGTCACTCTTCTAACTAACGGGAAAGAACTCGACGCAGATCCAGAACTTCAGGATCAACTTTCCGCTGCTGATATTTCAATCCGAACTGACAACCTAGATGAGCTAATTGGAGAGAGTACTCTTGAAGGTGTTGTCACAGACGATGGTGAAACGATTGAGATGGATGGATTATTCGTTGCTCTTGGAGCTGCAGGTGGAACTGACCTTGCAGAAATGATCGGTATCGCAACAGAGGGTCAATATATCAAAACAGACGAAGATGCGTCTACAAATGTCCCGCGAATCTACGCAGCGGGCGATGTCACTGGTGGCCAACAGCAAATCAATACATCAGTCGGAGAAGGGACGCGTGCTGGCATTGGACTTCTTGAAGAACTCCGGGGTACGTCTGGCTACAAAGATTATAAGAAACTTGAGTCCTCTAAGCAAGAGTCAACCGCTCCATCTCAATAACTCTTTGACGTCATACGCCTGTCGCACAGAAGTTTATATTTCCTCACATATAACGTAGAAGACGTGTCCCAACAAGAGTCAAACTTTGATTACCTCCAAGAGTACTGCCCCCACTGTGATGGTGAAACACCACACTCAGTAACGCTTGAAATCCGCACTGAAGCTGGTAGTAGCGATAATGTTGGCCATTCTCGAACTCCCTATCGTGTAACCGAGTGTCAACAGTGTGGCCATACATCATCCCGGCGGATGAATAATGTTTAGTCCTTTAATCTCACATCTGCCTTTTCCTGGATAAATAAAACAGTCAAACCTGAGCTGTAGCACGGATACTCAGTGGGGAAGCCTCTGCGACAGAGAGTATATTTGTCACACACTCTGTCAACGCTGCACTATTGTATGTGGATAGTGTGAATACATACATGGAAAGTCTCAACCGAATGTCAATCGAACTCGTCGATGAAGCTCTTGATTTTGCTGAGGAACTCGACATTGGTGCATACGAACTAGATAATGGTGCAACAGTACTCGATTTTGGCGTTGATTTTGACGGAGGGATCGAAGCAGGTTTACTATTGACCGAGATTCAAACTGCTGGCTTGGCAACAGTTCAATCACGTATTGACTCTGTTGCGGGCGTAACGCTTCCTCACATCGAACTGAGCACTGATCATCCTGCCCTTGCATTGCTTTGCTCACA
This portion of the Salinarchaeum sp. IM2453 genome encodes:
- a CDS encoding helix-turn-helix domain-containing protein, whose amino-acid sequence is MSSSMADHLNQDMQCEGLLQCLHGLRELDKEVYKTLVDAKNPLTVDEIASEVERERSTAYRAVQRLLNAGFIQKEQVNYEDGGYYHVYRPADPDQVAEDMRRILNDWYAKMGQLIQEFQNKYSQQQTSTSSNEY
- the trxA gene encoding thioredoxin — protein: MTDEQSIEDIRKQKLEELQSKTGGESVDSSASSTPSEPIYIDGSSHLSEVVNSHNLVLTDFYADWCGPCQMIDPIVTEIAAETGVTVAKVDIDDHQQLAAQYGVQGVPTLILFNNGDATERLVGMQQKPQLMQVINKYKSA
- a CDS encoding NAD(P)/FAD-dependent oxidoreductase, whose product is MTTENNFTQIDVAVIGAGPAGTSAAVYTARADQETYVFDDGGGTTRDVGLMENVFGFPDGVTGPEIMELGREHAEKFGATFVNEEVVRIGRNDEESYEIETTTNTYIARGIIIATGAAYEPPAIKNVDEFEGKGVSYCVECDAYFYRDKPVGVIGAENYAAKEALMLLDYTDEVTLLTNGKELDADPELQDQLSAADISIRTDNLDELIGESTLEGVVTDDGETIEMDGLFVALGAAGGTDLAEMIGIATEGQYIKTDEDASTNVPRIYAAGDVTGGQQQINTSVGEGTRAGIGLLEELRGTSGYKDYKKLESSKQESTAPSQ